CTGAATAATCATGGCGGACAACGCATCCAAGAGTGGGAAGAAGGAAGACGCCGCCGATTTCGCGGCCGGTTTCGGCCGTCTAGCCGCCGAGATGCTGGAAAATGCACGGGCGATGCCGGTGCATCCGCTGATGGCGCAGCCCGCGGCAGCCTTTGCCGCCGCAACGGCGATCGGCTTTGGTTTCTCGACCCAGATGGCCGGCGCTTTCTTCGGTGCCTGGCAGAGCGCCCTGGAAACGACCGGCAAGGTCGCCGCCGCCCTCGATGACACGCCGCCGGACGAACTGAAGCCCGATGTCGATATCCGGCCGGAGAATATTCGCTCGGAGGTCAAGGCTTTCACCAAGCCGCCGGCTGAGAAGAAGGCAAGGCCGACATTGACTGTCGTCAGGCCGGTCAGCGAGCCGATCCCACCCAGCCAAACGAAGGCCAGCCAGCCAAAGCCGGCGGTGAAGGCAAAAACGGTTGCGCGGGGGAAGGCCGACGATCTCAAGTTGATTGCCGGCATCGGCCCGAAGCTGGAGCAGGTGCTGAACGACAAAGGCATCCGCAGCTTCGCCGACATCGCTGCCTGGACCGACGAGGAAATCGCCCGGTTCGACGCTGAACTCGGCTTCGACGGCCGCATCGGCCGTGACGATTGGACCGGCCAGGCGAAAGTTCTGGCAGGGCGGGGCCGCAGAAAGAAATGAACTGTCCGGCCGTGTCGATCGGCCGGAAAGACGGGCAGGTCGGCGGACGGGCGGGGGCCTGAAGATGCCGGTGCGGGTTCCTGATCTGGAATGCGCGACAGAGAATTTGGGCGACATCAAATGTCGGCAGGACGAAAGATCCGGCTTGGCAATGAGAGTGTTGCAAAAATAGGTTTGTTTGCCGTCATCAGGCAAACGGGAAACAGGACTGAGCGACGATGGCAAAACTGAGGATTGACGGCAACGAGATCGAAGTTCCGGATCATTTCACGCTATTGCAGGCGTGTGAGGATGCCGGTGCCGAGGTTCCGCGCTTCTGCTTCCATGAGCGCCTGTCGGTTGCCGGCAATTGCCGCATGTGCCTTGTCGAGGTGAAGGGCGGCCCGCCGAAGCCGCAGGCTTCCTGCGCCATGAGCGTGCGCGACATCCGCGGCGGCCCGAACGGCGAACTGCCCGAGGTCTTCACCAACACGCCCATGGTCAAGAAGGCCCGCGAAGGCGTGATGGAATTTCTGCTGATCAACCATCCGCTCGATTGCCCGATCTGCGACCAGGGCGGCGAATGCGACCTGCAGGACCAGGCGATGGCCTTCGGCATCGACACCTCGCGCTATCAGGAGGACAAGCGTGCCGTCGAGGACAAGTATATCGGCCCGCTCGTCAAGACGGTGATGAACCGCTGCATCCACTGCACGCGCTGCGTCCGCTTCACCACCGAGGTCGCCGGCATTTCCGAACTCGGCCTGATCGGCCGCGGCGAGGATGCCGAGATCACCACCTATCTCGAACAGGCGATGACCTCAGAATTGCAGGGCAACGTCGTCGACCTTTGCCCGGTCGGCGCGCTGACCTCGAAGCCCTTCGCCTTCACCGCGCGTCCGTGGGAATTGAACAAGACCGAATCGATCGACGTCATGGATGCCGTCGGTTCGGCGATCCGCGTCGACACCCGTGGCCGCGAAGTCATGCGCATCCTGCCGCGCGTCAATGAGGCGATCAACGAGGAGTGGATTTCCGACAAGAGCCGCTTCATCTGGGACGGCCTGAAGACCCAGCGCCTCGACCGGCCCTATGTTCGCCGCGACGGCCGCCTGCAGCCCGCCACCTGGGCCGAAGCCTTCGGCGCCATCAAGGCCGCCGTCGGCACCACCTCGGGCGACAAGATAGGCGCGATATCAGGCGACCTCGCTTCCGTCGAGGAAATGTTTGCACTCTCTGAACTGGTGAAGTCGCTAGGGTCGGTCAATCTCGACTGTCGCCAGGATGGGGCGGCACTCGATCCGTCGCTCGGCCGTTCTAGCTACCTGTTCAACCCGACGATCTCGGGCATCGACCAGGCCGACGCGCTGTTGATCATCGGCGCCAATCCGCGCTTCGAGGCAGCCATCCTCAACGCCCGCATCCGCAAGCGCTGGCGCCGCGGCAAGTTCCCGATCGGCG
This Rhizobium brockwellii DNA region includes the following protein-coding sequences:
- a CDS encoding NADH-ubiquinone oxidoreductase encodes the protein MADNASKSGKKEDAADFAAGFGRLAAEMLENARAMPVHPLMAQPAAAFAAATAIGFGFSTQMAGAFFGAWQSALETTGKVAAALDDTPPDELKPDVDIRPENIRSEVKAFTKPPAEKKARPTLTVVRPVSEPIPPSQTKASQPKPAVKAKTVARGKADDLKLIAGIGPKLEQVLNDKGIRSFADIAAWTDEEIARFDAELGFDGRIGRDDWTGQAKVLAGRGRRKK
- the nuoG gene encoding NADH-quinone oxidoreductase subunit NuoG, producing the protein MAKLRIDGNEIEVPDHFTLLQACEDAGAEVPRFCFHERLSVAGNCRMCLVEVKGGPPKPQASCAMSVRDIRGGPNGELPEVFTNTPMVKKAREGVMEFLLINHPLDCPICDQGGECDLQDQAMAFGIDTSRYQEDKRAVEDKYIGPLVKTVMNRCIHCTRCVRFTTEVAGISELGLIGRGEDAEITTYLEQAMTSELQGNVVDLCPVGALTSKPFAFTARPWELNKTESIDVMDAVGSAIRVDTRGREVMRILPRVNEAINEEWISDKSRFIWDGLKTQRLDRPYVRRDGRLQPATWAEAFGAIKAAVGTTSGDKIGAISGDLASVEEMFALSELVKSLGSVNLDCRQDGAALDPSLGRSSYLFNPTISGIDQADALLIIGANPRFEAAILNARIRKRWRRGKFPIGVIGERAELRYSYDYLGGGPDTLKDLVDGTHAFADVLKNAAKPMIIIGQGALSRTDGAGVLASAAKLAGSVGAVADGWNGFAVLHTAASRVGGLDLGFVPGAKGVNAAEMLTAMDVLFLLGADELDFTAKKAKLTVYIGSHGDNGAHHADVILPAAAYTEKSGTWVNTEGRVQMGNRAGFAPGDAREDWAIIRALSDVLGKKLPFDSLSELRVRLYAAFPHFAAIDEIAETDSAQIAAVAKKAGKMNKSGFASPVKDFYLTNPIARASAVMAECSALARNNFKVAAE